A region of the Vigna unguiculata cultivar IT97K-499-35 chromosome 9, ASM411807v1, whole genome shotgun sequence genome:
attttattcttaattattaaaatattattatttaaaaaatactacaTATTGATAATACAAATTGTTTACATTgccatataaaaaatttattatgtaaaaaatttatcttacaaaaaattgtcaaaataaaaattaaatttatctttttttatattaaattataatataaatattcttattcttgataaaaaaattatatatttgtaataaaaaataacttcttaatattaaaaattttgttttatattatttgaaattccattttcctattttcaacttgaaaatgtagagtttttagtaaaattcaaacaaaaggTAAAACTATCAAaccaactattttaaaatatattattaatgtatttataTTCTCATTAGTTGAATCcagaaatatatattaaacatatattGACTAGACAAATTTAGCAATACACCgaatataactaaaaatattatttagtctAAAAATATACACATTAAACGAGATTGATATACCGGATTAAATGAGATTGATATACTGATCGATCTTACTAAATTTAATCTGATCAacaaaatggattgaatttacatttaattcaatttaaattggattaaaaaattcaaatagaatTAATTTAGTTAAGATGGATATGGATTACGGTCTATTTTATTGGATCTAGATTAAATCTAGACtagattttgaaaaactaaattcatgTCCATTAAGCAATAAAGTGGACAAAACTTCCGACATACCATATCTAGAACATCTGATATTGTTTGTTTTTCCCTATGATAAATACCGATGAACAACTAATTACtttatatctttataataatcaataaaGTATATTCTAAagagtaatatttttaatttcatcatgAAATAATTGTCTCtgtttttgttatattaaaatatgtctCTTGGTAAAGTGAAAAATCAATAACACTTTCGCGTGGCTTTTCAgacaaaaagaaatataaaagtaaCAGGTATAAAATTTCCATCAATTACATTTAGACAGACATcctatttaatgttaatttcgaaaatatattaatacttgGGAGTTAATATGTGTCAGCCTGAAGTTGGGTGGTAACTGGTAGAACAAAAACAGGGATGGGATTACAAGCTACAGTTCTACAGGTTATCTTGCTCAGCTTGGAACAGacaataattaacaaaatattaaacaacaaatttcgtatattaaaataaatggagGTTCAGACTGATAATTTCCATCACTCACATGGTTTCAACCACGGATTTAATCCTTTATCCAATTCTATTTAATGATATTCTTTCATTCGGTCGAGTAGCCCTTTCAACCGGAGTTATCAACTGCGGCATAGTCATTCCCCCGGAAACAATGATTTCTGCATCAGCAACAACGCAAACATTACACCATTGAATTACAAAAATACAAGTGATACAAGAATTTCAACGTGCAGAAAATGTCAAATGACAAAGTTCTCATTCGCTTTCAATGAGGTAAAAAGAACATCATATACCAACAATATCTCTCCATTTACATTGTtgaataagaataatatatcaCATACCAACAATGTCTCAACATATACACATTGTTGAATAAGAATAATATGACCTATGTAAACACTGTACTTGACAATAAACAAACGGAAAGAGAATCTACCTATGCCCTCTCGAATAGAAAGATTTGGTCTTATAATATCTTTGGAGTTAACCAGAAATATATCGCCAATATACAGATGGTTCGTAGGTACAAAAACGCTACAAAGCTCTTCATCTTCATTATCTTTCTGTGATGGAGAAAAAAGGATATAGTCAGCGGttaaatatatatcaaacaaaacaaaacagtgAAAATAGTAGTTCTTCAGAAAATAACACAAAGTTCATCGGAGGATGCACAACATAAGGTGAGATTATTATTGTAAGaatctttaaaatatagtaAGGTTGAATATTAGGATTAACTAGATTAATtctatatttatgttattaacCTAAAATTGGGTAAATCAATATTCTGGAATCATATCCtcaatattttgtaattatactTTCTCTCCCATAAATTTAATAGTTCCACTGCGGCGAAATTCATCATATGCTTACTTGTTTCTCTCTGTTTCAACATAGTATATATAGAGCCTGACAAGAGGCTAATTTTGAAATATCCCGATGAACCCAATGTTCATAGGACTCTAAACTTTTTCTCATCACTTTTCCTGAAACATTATTGGTGGCTTTATCAGGTTTGTGAAAATTTCATGACCATCCTTAAAGTCCATGGGATTAAGGATTCTATGTCATCTTATTTGAACAAGGTCTTCAACCTTTCTTTGTGACTTCAATGAGTTGCTTTCTCCTGCTATCACTATTGTTGTAGAGCTTCAAAATGGCCAAAAGTTTTTCATGTCCCTGAACTAGTACAGTCTACCCAGACTATTCTCATGTCTATGATCTAATCTTGGGTAGACCACCAATCATGCCACTagtaataaatctcttttttcttctttccactTCTAATATTTACCTTCTATCACCACAGCAAAATGGTTCTTAAACACAGCCATGAGGTGTTAATAGTATCCTTTATCTTCCTTCTCTTTCTATTCATGATGTCCTCTATATCCCTGCGGCTTCTTTCAACTTATTGTCCATAAGTCAACTTACACAATCTCTTgattatcatttcttttattattcctTCTCTTGTTAGTGAATCTCATGGCCTCTATTAGCACAATAGGTATTCTCTTGTTAGAGTGGCAAGAACATCCCCATTTCTAGATTTTTCTCAATTAAGACGTCCAAACTTGATAGGTTGAAACAGTTAACCCCTTATCTTTTCAAGTTAGACTCTTTGTTAACTCTTTATCTTTCTAATTAAGACTCTTTGCTTTATGAGGCTTGCGAATTATATAAGCACATTCAAAGTTATTTTTCTTGTCACACTATTAGTCAAGTTTCATCCCCTTTTGTTTTAGTTCATTCAGATGTTTGGGGTTCTAGTTGTATTTACCTATATTAGGATCAAGATATTTTGTTACTTATATAGACACTATTTCCTGTAATAATATGTGgttatatttaaagaaagatCATTCAAAATTATCTTCtaattttcaatcttttttaaatgaaatcaacaattaatttggtGTCCTTATTCATACTTTACAAAGGGATAAAGCTTGTAAGTACTTGTCTACTCAGTTTCAGACCTTTATGGACTCATGGTATgttgtataaaataaaacattgtctTCAAACCCCCCTTCCCAATAGGATGGGGTTGCTGAATGCAAAAACAAACATCTTTCTTGGTGGACTCAGTGCAAACTTGAccagactcaattcatttgtgtTAGACTCATGAATTTAAGTTTGAGTCACCAATTCCGTGGTTAGGCAAGAAAACGACATAAAATGTCATCGTTTATAGAGAACAAAAATGTTGTATCTAGAAAACCCATATTGAAGAATGATAGGTTGGGTTGCAAAATCTTCAAAGAAAAAACTTATCTCCAGTTATTCCTTCTCTTCATTATACCTGTAGTTATATTTCTCCTTTCAGTTATTCTTGTCTTTCTTCCTTGTTCTCTATTTCTATTCCAAAGAATGCAAGTGGTGTCTTTGCACATTCAAGATGGAAACAAGCTATGATAGATGAGATGCATGCATTACAAAGTAGTGGGACTTGAGACCTCATTACTCATTACAAAGTTATCGATGGATATATATATAGCCAAGGTTGGTCTAGATGACAAAATTGACCAACTTAAGGCTCATTTCAGCACAAAAGGTTGTACTCAGATCTTATGGGGATACCTTTTCTCTTGTTGTCAAAATGCATTTTGTATGAATATTCTTTACTGTTGTCATTTGCCATTGGCCTCTATATTAATTAGACATTAAGATATGTTTGAGGAAGTCTACATGGAACAACTTTCTTGCTTTATTGCTCAAGAGGTGTCTTCTGGTCTCATAAGTCTATAGCAAAAATCTTTATATGGTACTAACCAAAGAGTatgattcaataaatttaatattgtgATTCAACAGTTTGTTACTGACTTGGAGTAACGTTGACTACTGTCTTCTATCATCACTCATGTGTTGGTTGCCTCAATATGGTtgtttatgttgatgacattgtcATCAACACCAGTGATCATCTTAATATCGCACAGTGAAACAATAtctttttaaccatttttaaagaAGCATCttaacaaactaaaatattgcTTGGGGATAGAGGTAGTCTGATCCAAAAATGGGGTCACCATATCCCATTTCACTATTACCTGCCTAAATATCTTGTTATAGTAAGAGTAGAGAGTCGGTTATTCAACTCGTAATACATGGGACATTGAGATGTAGCGACGCACACTGTTTTGATACATCAAAAGAGCTCAAGGAAAGGGTTTGTTTAATGAAGACAAAGGAAATGCTCTCAAATTGTGGGATATTACTCTGCAGAGTGGGTAGACCCCCCATTGATAGAAGTTCCCCTTCTAGGTTTTGTATATTTGCCAGAGGTCTCAAAAAACAAAAAGCTTAATGTTCTAGATAGTTCTAGTGCAGAGGTGGAGTCTCAAGCTATGGCTATAGTCAATTAAGAGCTTATATGGCTCAAACAATTACTTTAGGAACTCAGTTTGGAGAGGTTGCACAATTGTCACTTATACAAGATAGTCAAGTTGCCATGCATATTGCCTCAAATCTAGTATTCATGAAAGGACGAAGCATATTAAAGTTAATGGTCACTTTGTCAAAGAGATAATCATGCTCATGTTAATATCTACAAGTTTTATCAATTCTTGTGATCAACTAGCAAATGTATTTACTAAGAAACTAAGATGTCCTTGGATTAAATACATATGTAGCCAGTTTGGAGCATACAACCTACATGCTCCAACTTGAGGAGATGTATTCACTGTGAAACTAAGGGATCCTTGGATTAACTACATATGTAACAAGTTTGGTGCATAGAATATATGCTCCAACTTGAGGAAGTTTTAGAATCTTGTAAATATAGTAATGGTGAACATTATGATTAATTAGATTGACTCTATATTATGTTATTAGCCTAAAAATAGGGCAATTGGATATTCTCTAATCATAACCTTAATAATTtgtaactgttttttttttcttgaataaatTCAATAGTTATGTTGTGGTCTAGACACACGAAACTCATGCTATGCTCActtgtttctctctctctctcaacaATGATGAAGCTCTTTTCATATGAACATGAGgcaaatataaaatgacaaaCACAAACccataattttacaataaattaacaCTAAAAAGAATGGTTAAGTATAAGCATCACTAACCAGGGATGTACTAAATAAACTGGAAGCAAAACTCGTTAGGATTATGTTGCTGCTTCAAATCTCAAAAGACTCATAAATGCATGTGGTGTTGTGTGTTTATCTTCACCAAAAAAGTATGggtatcaaatattaaaatagaacCACGTTTCACGGAAGAATATTCCCCTTtctttaaaagttattttaatgaTTGTTCAATCTAATGAAGGTAAATTCCCGTTACTCGTGTTAAAATGGACAACGTCATAATACATGTACAAATAGGTATGGTACGTGCATTCCAATTTgcaatactatatatatatatatatatatatatatatatatatatatatatatatattactttccAAAAAGTCCATCCAAGCATTATAAACAAACTGATGAAGTTTATGtgctataaaaataaaaaagggaaCCATCACATACATTTAATCAATATGAGTAAAAGTAGGTTGGTAAACAAATTTGTGAACAATTCAACGTACCTGTAGAGTAACAGTTGATGTAATAAAGCCAAAGGCATATTCACCAACACGTGGATGACGGATAATGGCTACCTCTTTAAAGGCAGTGGTATTTTGATctgaaaagaatattaaaaaaaatcaggaCAAATGGTTGCATCCTTGTCTCCAATATCTGAAATGGTCAATCTATCTAATATAAGCAATATAGGATAGCTACAACCAACTGATTGGCAAGACACAGGCTGAAAATCAAAGGTTGAGAGGTAAAACGATTAGGAAAAACAAATTGAAGCGTGCCTTCAATCTATAGATAAATAGCCTAATAAACCCTATTCATACAATATGAGTAACTTGACAAAGCTAATaactaaattcaaaatatgtacTTAATCTAGATCAGTGAATTTGTATCAACATTAATATCAAACTACAACTTTATGCACAATCATCATCTCCAATGCACCTTCATTAACACATTACTAGTAAAAATTCCCTACCGGTACAACACACACATGCCACCTCACCATTGCCACAACTATCACCATTCCATAATCATATTCAGACTGCTCAagagaaattttatttagtttgaaataattttgcatGAAATAGGTAATTTTAAAACTGACCAAGCAGTTTGTGGCATAACCATACGTGAGTGAGAGGGGATGGAAAACAAATTGCATTTAAACTGACAAGTCAATTTGGGCACCTTTCTTCATACACACAACAACATACACAAAAAACAATGGTAAGAACAAAAGAACAAGAATAATTTCTGCATTTTGTCATAAAAGATACTAACAAAGAAGTTATTCTTCCTTATTGTAATATGAACAGCTACCCAGCCTATGTGTTGCATACTGCTTATCTCTGTGAATTAAGACCACAACAACTCTTTTTTGGCTAAATTCTGACTTACCTACGCAGTTATGAAGAACATACCTGGAGATATTGCAGCGCTAATCTGCTTGGATGCAGAGTATATATGCCTAACAAGGGGCATTCGCTTTATGAACCATTCTCCAATCCAGAAAACAGTAGCTCCCATCCATGATGAAACAAAAACACCAATAAGAAATACAAAAGCTAATGATGTAATGAAACCAAGTCCTGCACCACAAATAAAAAGCTGTCACATTTTAGAAATCACACTGTAAACAAAAAGTAAGGTCAAGTACCAAGAATTCAGATCATCGAATGGagatattaaaaaagaaaggaagaaatataaaagtcTGCAACACCATTTTATTTGTGTGCACGTTGAAGGaagataaatttatcaaagaaaaacataaagaatCAAGATTGTGGAAAATAACATATCTACTCAACCACCAGAGCGTAATTCAAATGAGTTGTTCCAGATTAGCAACAGAACTCTCAAAAG
Encoded here:
- the LOC114195852 gene encoding protein LIKE COV 2, which produces MAEEKESTSIPLSQGDNASRDDPEDPAKSPPSSPNSSTRRACCFVLQSWVSKKFMTGCVVLFPVAVTFFITWWFIQFVDGFFSPIYSRLGIDIFGLGFITSLAFVFLIGVFVSSWMGATVFWIGEWFIKRMPLVRHIYSASKQISAAISPDQNTTAFKEVAIIRHPRVGEYAFGFITSTVTLQKDNEDEELCSVFVPTNHLYIGDIFLVNSKDIIRPNLSIREGIEIIVSGGMTMPQLITPVERATRPNERISLNRIG